The Rana temporaria chromosome 13, aRanTem1.1, whole genome shotgun sequence genome has a window encoding:
- the GPR68 gene encoding ovarian cancer G-protein coupled receptor 1 — translation MGNGTEGDDVNATYCTINHSIHQTLFPIVYITVLAIGLPANCVSLYYGYQQIKAKNELGIYLVNLTLADLLYIFSLPFWLQYVLQHDDWTYNETMCKICGILLYENIYISIAFLCCISMDRYLALVHPFRFHRLRTMKAAIIISAVIWLKELLTSYIFFAHGEVSKDPDSHIVCFEHYPIKNWEHSINYYRFFAGFLFPIFLLLFSYCRIFKVVRKSQGTQMRKKMQIKQLVLSTVMIFLVCFGPYHILVVVRSLFEKTCTFASKIFNVYHFSLLLTSFNCVADPMLYCFASENTYKDFVRFKDLCISFIRCVKVNSKDAYELNNTDVSNAENGRIKPPPAQNESNVLCKQMTSVQNETETSPAPQL, via the coding sequence ATGGGAAACGGAACGGAAGGCGACGATGTTAACGCCACTTATTGCACAATCAACCACAGCATACACCAAACACTCTTCCCAATCGTGTACATCACCGTGCTCGCCATCGGTCTACCAGCAAATTGCGTGTCTTTGTACTACGGCTACCAACAGATCAAAGCCAAGAACGAACTGGGGATATACTTGGTCAACCTAACCCTGGCCGATCTTCTCTACATCTTCTCTTTGCCCTTCTGGCTTCAGTATGTCCTCCAACACGACGACTGGACTTATAACGAGACCATGTGCAAAATCTGCGGCATTCTCCTCTACGAGAACATCTACATCAGCATCGCCTTCTTGTGTTGCATCTCCATGGATCGCTACCTCGCTCTGGTACACCCTTTCCGCTTCCACAGACTCCGGACCATGAAAGCGGCCATCATAATCAGCGCGGTCATTTGGCTGAAGGAACTACTGACCAGTTACATCTTCTTTGCGCACGGGGAGGTCAGCAAGGACCCAGACAGCCACATAGTCTGTTTCGAACACTACCCCATCAAGAACTGGGAGCACAGTATTAATTACTATCGGTTCTTCGCGGGTTTCCTCTTCCCGATCTTCTTGCTCTTGTTTAGTTACTGTAGGATCTTCAAAGTGGTTCGAAAGAGCCAAGGTAcgcaaatgaggaaaaaaatgcagATCAAGCAGCTGGTCCTCAGTACGGTCATGATTTTCTTGGTCTGCTTCGGCCCCTACCACATCCTGGTGGTCGTTCGGAGTCTGTTCGAGAAAACTTGTACTTTCGCGTCCAAAATTTTCAACGTGTACCACTTCTCGCTACTTCTCACCAGCTTCAACTGCGTGGCGGATCCCATGCTCTACTGCTTCGCGAGCGAGAACACCTACAAGGACTTTGTGAGGTTCAAAGACTTGTGTATTTCCTTCATCAGATGTGTGAAGGTCAACAGCAAGGACGCCTACGAGCTGAACAATACAGACGTCTCCAACGCAGAGAATGGCAGGATCAAACCTCCACCTGCCCAAAATGAGAGCAATGTCCTGTGCAAACAAATGACTAGTGTCCAAAACGAGACAGAAACATCTCCTGCCCCTCAGTTATAG